A genomic stretch from Candidatus Hydrogenisulfobacillus filiaventi includes:
- a CDS encoding NodB homology domain-containing protein — translation MTGWGKRLRTWVVAGAAAAGLVAGVPVRAQAPPLPAAVPVYRVETAHPVMALSINVVWGTEYVPQLLAALKAAHAHATFMLGGRWAEQHADLARSLVQAGMEVGNHGWNHAHPSLQDPEALAADIRRSSAAIAAVTGAQPALYAPPYGELNPRILGAARANGLTLVMWTIDTIDWRPASDPATIVRRVLGRARPGAIVLMHPTDRTVEALPAVLKGLAAKGYQVVTVSDLLRTGQPRNDGE, via the coding sequence ATGACCGGGTGGGGAAAGCGTTTACGGACCTGGGTGGTGGCCGGGGCGGCCGCCGCCGGCCTCGTGGCCGGGGTGCCGGTCCGGGCCCAGGCCCCGCCGTTGCCGGCGGCCGTGCCGGTATACCGGGTGGAGACCGCCCATCCCGTCATGGCTCTCAGCATCAACGTGGTGTGGGGAACCGAGTATGTGCCCCAGCTGCTGGCAGCCCTTAAGGCGGCACACGCCCACGCCACCTTCATGCTGGGCGGACGCTGGGCCGAACAGCATGCCGACCTGGCCCGCAGCCTGGTGCAGGCCGGGATGGAGGTGGGTAACCACGGCTGGAACCACGCCCATCCCAGCCTGCAGGACCCGGAGGCGCTGGCCGCCGACATCCGCCGATCCAGCGCGGCCATCGCGGCCGTGACGGGAGCCCAGCCCGCGCTCTACGCCCCGCCCTACGGGGAGCTGAACCCCCGCATCCTGGGGGCGGCGCGCGCCAACGGCCTGACGTTGGTCATGTGGACCATCGACACCATCGACTGGCGGCCGGCCAGCGACCCCGCCACCATTGTGCGCCGCGTGCTGGGACGGGCACGACCGGGGGCCATTGTCCTCATGCATCCCACCGACCGCACGGTGGAGGCCCTGCCGGCGGTTCTGAAGGGGCTGGCCGCCAAGGGATACCAGGTGGTGACGGTGAGTGACCTGCTGCGGACCGGCCAACCGCGCAATGACGGCGAATGA